The Streptomyces sp. NBC_00224 genome has a window encoding:
- a CDS encoding adenylate kinase translates to MRIVLVGPPGAGKGTQAAFLAKNLGIPHISTGDLFRANISQGTDLGKQAKSYMDAGNLVPDEVTIGMAKDRMAQADAENGFLLDGFPRNVVQAEALDEALKADGLGLDAVLDLEVPEDEVVKRIAGRRICRTDSAHVFHVTYNAPKTEGVCDTCGGELYQRGDDTEDTVRKRLEVYHSETEPIIDFYRAQGLVVTISALGKVDDVTERAMHALKAENTA, encoded by the coding sequence GCCGGCAAGGGAACGCAGGCCGCGTTCCTCGCCAAGAACCTCGGGATCCCGCACATCTCCACGGGCGACCTCTTCCGTGCCAACATCAGCCAGGGCACGGACTTGGGCAAGCAGGCCAAGTCGTACATGGACGCCGGCAACCTGGTGCCGGACGAGGTCACCATCGGGATGGCCAAGGACCGCATGGCCCAGGCGGACGCCGAGAACGGCTTCCTGCTCGACGGGTTCCCGCGCAACGTGGTGCAGGCCGAGGCGCTCGACGAGGCGCTGAAGGCGGACGGTCTGGGGCTCGACGCCGTCCTGGACCTCGAAGTACCCGAGGACGAGGTCGTGAAGCGGATCGCCGGCCGGCGCATCTGCCGCACCGACTCCGCCCACGTCTTCCACGTCACCTACAACGCGCCGAAGACCGAGGGTGTCTGCGACACCTGCGGCGGCGAGCTGTACCAGCGCGGCGACGACACCGAGGACACGGTCCGCAAGCGCCTTGAGGTCTACCACAGCGAGACCGAGCCGATCATCGACTTCTACCGGGCCCAGGGCCTGGTCGTCACGATCTCGGCGCTCGGCAAGGTCGACGACGTCACGGAGCGCGCAATGCACGCCCTGAAGGCCGAGAACACGGCCTGA
- the map gene encoding type I methionyl aminopeptidase — MVEIKTPEQIAKMREAGLVVAAIHAATREAAVPGATTRDLDEVARKVIAEHGAKSNFLGYGGFPATICTSVNEVVVHGIPDEKTVLKDGDVISIDAGAIIDGWHGDAAFTAFVGSGHAPELIELSRVTEESMWAGIAAVKKGNRLVDVSRAIESYIRRQPRPPKGKYGIIEEYGGHGIGSEMHMDPHLLNYVDKRRLLGRHNPKLIPGFCLAIEPMVSLGTPRTEVLEDDWTVITTDGTWSSHWEHSVALTEAGPIVLTSPDCGKAKLAEYGVTTAPDPLG, encoded by the coding sequence ATGGTGGAGATCAAGACCCCCGAGCAGATCGCGAAGATGCGCGAGGCGGGGCTGGTCGTCGCCGCCATCCACGCGGCGACCCGCGAGGCCGCGGTGCCCGGCGCCACGACGAGGGACCTGGACGAGGTCGCCCGCAAGGTGATCGCCGAGCACGGCGCCAAGTCGAACTTCCTGGGGTACGGCGGGTTCCCCGCGACCATCTGCACCTCGGTCAACGAGGTCGTCGTCCACGGCATCCCGGACGAGAAGACGGTCCTGAAGGACGGCGACGTCATCTCCATCGACGCGGGCGCGATCATCGACGGCTGGCACGGCGACGCGGCCTTCACGGCCTTCGTGGGCTCGGGTCACGCTCCGGAGCTGATCGAGCTCTCCCGGGTGACCGAGGAGTCGATGTGGGCCGGTATCGCGGCGGTGAAGAAGGGCAACCGCCTGGTGGACGTCTCCCGGGCGATCGAGAGCTACATCCGCCGCCAGCCGCGCCCGCCGAAGGGCAAGTACGGGATCATCGAGGAGTACGGCGGCCACGGCATCGGCTCCGAGATGCACATGGACCCGCACCTCCTGAACTACGTGGACAAGCGCCGCCTGCTCGGCCGCCACAACCCCAAGCTGATCCCCGGCTTCTGCCTGGCCATCGAGCCGATGGTGTCGCTGGGCACGCCCCGCACCGAGGTGCTGGAGGACGACTGGACGGTCATCACGACCGACGGCACCTGGTCCTCGCACTGGGAGCACTCGGTCGCCCTGACCGAGGCGGGCCCGATCGTCCTGACCTCCCCGGACTGCGGCAAGGCGAAGCTGGCGGAGTACGGCGTGACGACGGCGCCGGACCCGCTGGGCTGA
- the infA gene encoding translation initiation factor IF-1, which translates to MAKKQGAIEIEGTVIESLPNAMFKVELQNGHKVLAHISGKMRMHYIRILPDDRVVVELSPYDLTRGRIVYRYK; encoded by the coding sequence GTGGCCAAGAAGCAAGGTGCCATCGAAATCGAGGGCACCGTGATCGAGTCCCTCCCGAACGCCATGTTCAAGGTGGAACTCCAGAACGGTCACAAGGTCCTCGCGCACATCAGCGGCAAGATGCGGATGCACTACATCCGTATCCTCCCGGATGACCGGGTCGTGGTGGAGCTCTCTCCCTACGACCTGACGCGTGGCCGGATCGTCTACCGGTACAAGTAG
- the rpmJ gene encoding 50S ribosomal protein L36 codes for MKVKPSVKKICDKCKVIRRHGRVMVICDNLRHKQRQG; via the coding sequence ATGAAGGTCAAGCCGAGCGTCAAGAAGATCTGCGACAAGTGCAAGGTGATCCGCCGTCACGGCCGGGTCATGGTCATCTGCGACAACCTGCGCCACAAGCAGCGCCAGGGCTGA